Proteins from a single region of Sebastes umbrosus isolate fSebUmb1 chromosome 8, fSebUmb1.pri, whole genome shotgun sequence:
- the anapc5 gene encoding anaphase-promoting complex subunit 5 — MASVHESLYFNPMMTNGVVHANVFGIKDWVTPYKISVLALLYDMTASKITLPERRRLNKLILPLQQGPDLTLGQFLKTVEECCPQTAYAVKLRLHEMADGELKDMEYFFSTLPTPFTAFDSEAYKTSVVGLFMRHMLLAYNKLSFSQVYKLYKSLQHYYHSHYAKPTDGQVGLPALVADDSDMDLTSTEDTVGDRIDREELDTPLHESELRNDNTPSRGPLSQKQAEYFLARQAYLLKNDENKALKPAALQEELNNMLKFNPDFAEAHYLNYLNSMRVQDIFLSAHSLLHYFDRLILSGNEGKSNGDEGYGRSLRYAALNLASLHCRFGHYQQADLAVKEAIRIAQESNDHVCLQHCLSWLYTLEQMKGSDSTVLTEDSVKMAAHFCLPYLASLGIQSLVQQGATQGKTAHKLMDALKDTDILHWKHSLSELIEISLAQTTSIWRMYGKSTMALQQAQLLLNMSSLEPVNFGVQQNNTEAFAVALCHLAELHAEQGLYCSVTDILQHLKEQFPPHSQHAKLWMLCDLKIQFERHMNQGKYHLAEPLVTAISALNKTDGLYRKAQVLKALNRSTEAYSVLQRLQVHCEKTKCTEVVIRVMLSTAELHWESSGFSTALPLLLQALSLARQHHLQSLASETILHLAFTQLMLGVPEHALSVLHEAIEPVLAHGSVMDKGRALLLTARCQMAVAGFRPNRQGQADLHLAVLAVDTLNEAAAYFSKLNCKERLRDVHYLQAQLHRSLGQTSQCNRSAMLFRLLDQELQSPAPPVSMRL; from the exons ATGGCGAGTGTGCATGAGAGTCTGTATTTCAACCCCATGATGACGAACGGAGTGGTGCATGCTAACGTGTTTGGTATCAAAGACTGGGTCACTCCGTATAAGATCTCTGTTCTGGCTCTGCTGTACGACATGACTGCGTCCAAGATCACCCTGCCAGAGAGAAGACGACTCAACAAACTCATCCTGCCCTTGCAGCAG GGTCCAGACCTGACTCTTGGCCAATTCCTGAAGACTGTGGAGGAGTGTTGCCCTCAGACTGCATATGCTGTCAAACTCAG GCTGCATGAAATGGCAGACGGAGAGCTGAAAGACATGGAGTACTTCTTTTCCACTCTTCCCACTCCATTCACTGCTTTTGATTCTGAGGCGTATAAAACCAGTGTTGTAG GGCTTTTTATGAGACACATGCTTCTGGCCTACAACAAGCTGTCTTTTAGTCAGGTCTACAAGCTGTACAAGTCCCTGCAGCACTACTACCACAGTCACTACGCCAAGCCCACCGATGGGCAGGTGGGTTTGCCGGCGCTGGTCGCTGACGACTCCGACATGGACCTCACCAGCACCGAGGACACCGTAGGGGACAGAATAGACCGAGAGGAGTTGGACACCCCGCTGCATGAGTCAGAGCTTCG AAATGACAATACTCCAAGCAGAGGTCCCCTGTCACAAAAACAAGCAGAGTACTTTCTTGCAAGACAG GCATATCTTCTGAAGAACGACGAGAACAAAGCTCTAAAGCCCGCTGCACTGCAGGAAGAGCTCAACAACATGCTGAAGTTTAACCCTGATTTTGCTGAGGCG CATTATCTAAACTACCTGAACAGCATGAGAGTCCAGGACATCTTCCTCTCCGCTCACAGTCTCTTACATTACTTTGACCGCCTCATCTTGTCTGGAAATGAGGGAAAGAGCAACGGGGATGAGGGCTACGGCCGAAGTCTCCGCTACGCTGCTCTCAACCTGGCGAGCCTGCACTGTCGCTTCGGCCACTA TCAGCAGGCTGATCTGGCTGTAAAGGAGGCTATCCGCATTGCCCAGGAGTCCAATGATCATGTGTGCTTGCAGCACTGTCTg AGTTGGCTGTACACGCTGGAACAGATGAAGGGATCTGACAGCACTGTGTTAACTGAGGATTCAGTGAAAATGGCTGCCCATTTCTGCCTGCCG TACTTGGCATCTCTGGGCATTCAGTCTTtggtccagcagggggcgacacaGGGCAAGACAGCTCACAAGCTGATGGATGCGCTGAAGGACACGGACATCCTGCACTGGAAGCACAGTCTGTCGGAGCTGATCGAGATCAGCCTGGCTCAGACTACGTCCATATGGAGGATGTACGGCAAGAG CACCATGGCTCTGCAGCAGGCCCAGCTGCTTCTCAACATGAGCAGTCTGGAGCCGGTCAACTTCGGGGTCCAGCAGAACAACACCGAGGCGTTCGCCGTGGCTCTTTGCCACCTGGCCGAGCTGCACGCTGAGCAG GGCCTGTACTGCTCCGTTACAGATATTCTCCAGCATCTGAAAGAACAGTTTCCTCCTCACTCACAGCATGCAAAG CTCTGGATGCTGTGTGATCTGAAAATCCAGTTTGAGCGACATATGAACCAAGGGAAATACCATTTGGCAGAGCCACTAGTCACAGCGATCTCTGCCTTAAACAAAACAGATGGTCTCTACAG GAAAGCTCAAGTTCTGAAGGCTCTCAACCGGAGCACTGAGGCGTACAGCGTCTTACAGCGGCTGCAGGTGCACTGTGAGAAGACTAAATGCACGGAGGTGGTCATCAG AGTTATGCTTTCCACCGCTGAGCTCCACTGGGAGTCGTCTGGCTTCTCCAcagctcttcctctcctcctgcaggcCTTGTCTCTGGCTAGACAGCACCACCTCCAGTCCCTGGCCTCGGAGACCATCCTTCACCTGGCCTTCACTCAG ctgaTGTTGGGGGTTCCTGAGCACGCTCTGAGTGTTCTGCATGAAGCCATTGAGCCCGTTCTAGCCCACGGATCGGTCATGGACAAGGGCCGAGCCCTGCTGCTGACGGCCCGCTGTCAGATGGCGGTGGCTGGGTTCAGGCCAAACAGACAAGGGCAAGCAG ATTTGCATTTGGCTGTTTTGGCCGTCGACACGTTAAATGAGGCAGCGGCCTATTTCTCCAAGCTGAACTGTAAGGAGCGGCTGCGGGACGTCCACTACCTGCAGGCTCAGCTGCACCGTTCTCTGGGACAGACCTCGCAGTGCAACAGAAGTGCCATGCTCTTCCGGCTGCTGGACCAGGAGCTGCAATCACCAGCGCCGCCGGTCTCCATGCGACTGTAA